TTTACACAGTTGTCACTagataaatttgttaaattaggaccaaattgacagAATATGTAAactttaaaggttaaatatgttattataccaatcaaaatgaTTTACAATCTGTGGAAAATAGTAACACCATGATTAATTATCCTTAATTTCTCACTTTTGAAATTAACAGATATTAAATTGTTCCAATTTTTTTAGAAGCATCAATTTATTCcattttgaaattgagaagtacTATAGTAGACATTTTACCAAATCATTACATTCTTTTTCTTACACATGTCTAGATGGAAAATAAAGAGGAATATTCCACACCCAAAACGTGgcccaaaagaaataaaaaaggttCTCCGAAACCCATTAGTCAAAGAAACCAGCAGCCACAAATCAAACGGCTCTAATTAAATCAAAAGGCTGACTCATAGAAATCTTCACGCACGTTTAAATAATGGCTTGAATCCCAAGGCAGTTTCTTCAACTGATTATTAACTGCCTATtccaccccccccccccccaataaATACCTTTCAAAGTCCCAAATTTCTATtataacaaaacaaaaaatattttcCTTTTTCCCAACACTGAATTTTCAAAGCTCCAAATTTCCATGGCAGGTCTTCAGTATAATTTCTTCCCTACTGATTTCTATTATCCTCGTCCGGCACAATCTACGCCGTCTCCGGCCGTCGATTCTACTCCTCCGGCAGCTCTGACTACGCCGATCGAGGAGAAAAACATCGTCGACGATGATAATAAGAAGCCTGTGATCGTGGTTTACCGTGGCAATAAGACGAGTGTTTCCATTAGGAAACAAGGCGAACAGCATGGTAGGATTTATGTGCGTAATCGAGTTGAGCAAATTAAGTTATCGCGAAACTAGATTTGTTTTCCTTCGTTGATTTTTTATTGCCGAAGAGAATTCGAACCGTTTTTGAATGTTTAATTTAGTCTTTGAGGATCTATTTTATGTAATTAATTCGATTTTGTGTTGTTTTTAACTATTTTTCCAGTTATGGTTTAAATTCTCAACGAATGATGTTGGATTCTGAGTTTATGTGCATATGATTcgaatttttccttttcttttgttttttttttttgttgctgAAGGTAGAAATTTGTACtaaatttagaattttaattaaaaaaaaaatgaagttttAGGTAATTGGACAAGATCTTAGATGAATTTGATCCGAATTATCAGCATGCGAATCGGTAGGGTACGgtatgaatttgatattatcAAGCACGCTATGATTATGCATTACAAAATTTATCTACTATAAAttgttaatataaattaaaaattatagaaatatagaaatcttaaataaaattataatacgaataatatgtaaataaaatttgaaaatgtaaattaCTAATTTACATGTATATATGAGTCATACAAATCTCTCTATTTGATAATAatggttaaattttagttttatctTTATATTCTGCTCAAATCTTGATGTAAGTAACAATCGTTAatcaattaacaaaattttaaattagtaatatatAGAAATAACAAGCTAATATAGTATAACACATATAATAATATGTTTATTGCATCAAAATTTAGAAATAGCAGAACTTAATTTAACGAGATTAATAATTATCAGTTGAtaagaactaaaattttaaaaagtataaaactaaaaataatcaaattaaaatataataattaaatttacaattttcataaaatataatGACCAATAGCAAAATTTAACATAAATACATCTATCTAATTTGTAATTTAATACTTTACAAACATTCCACACGTTATGCAAAAAAAGTTGACCGTACTAGTGTTATTTTCCTTCTTCACGATAACATGGGCCAATCAATGGGCGGCACATGGATTTTAAAATCCATGTTAAATGCTTATATAGATATTTCATTTAatctaatattaaatttaaataaaatttgttaaTTTAATGGAAAGCCCATCTTCTTATATCAACTTCTCGAACTTCCATTTTCTATTCCTCCTCTATTCATTTTCTCTGTTAATTTTACTTACGAAACacgttattaaattattaataagtttacgtTTCATCATttagttttaaaagataataaaatggtcactaaattatttaaaagttttattttaaatcattagGCTATTAAAATCACTGTTGTATAATTTTTTTGTACACCAATTAAAAGTTCTTATTCTTCTTATTTTctaaagtttaatttttttttataaaacaacTTTGAACGTCATGGATCTAcgaaccaaaataaaaaaaactttctTGTTCAATCACCGGTGCTGACAGTTAAATCGAATTGGATTTAAGGTATGTTCCTCTACTCACCGATGGGTACTGATATACCATGTGGATCATTAAATCATCGTTTAGAGCTTGCCAGCaaggttttattattattattattattataaaaaccctTAAAATCtcaataacataaataaaattttttgaataatttaataatttaaatgaaaacttttgaatagttcagtgaccattttgtaattttCTAAAAGTGAGTAACCAAtatgaatagtttagtgactttgggtgtagtttaccctttatTTAATGCAAATTTTGGCCTTTGAACTTGGTAATTAGATACAGTTTAATAATTGTATTGTTTTTAATCCACTATGGTACCTAAACATAGTTCAATGATGTGGCACTTTGAAATTGTGCCACATTATTAGATCCACTTTTTTTAGGTGATGACATAACATAATCTCATAGTCTTATAtcatcaaacttttatattttttcaatCTCAAGAATTAAACTTGAGCTAAAGTTTAAATACCAAAGTGGACAAAAAGGTATAGATTAAGGTAGTCGATACTACATTGGTGTacacattgttttttttttttctgaagctAGTATGTATTAGTATTGACTTGTTTCAGTGTAATATttcgaattgattgatattttgaaaaatatttaatatgtgtatataaaaatattaacaagTATAAAATagattatattaaataaatttcatattaaaatattCATGTATCAATTGGTGCACAAATGTCTTTGGGAAATATTTTTACTATTTGTTATCATAGTAGTAAAAGTTagaaattttatatgttttaatattaaattttatatgttttaatattatttatacacAAGCCAGGTACATAATTTTCTAGCTAATATAATCAAAATTGGATAAAACGATACGATGCGATCGAcatagattaaaattttaattgatgcGAAAAAGAAAATTGATTGTATCGATTTATTATTGAAAAGATACATACCAAATACGAAACCGAGATtccaaaattatatttaattattagattcacgatcaaattttttattaaccTATTTTTTAATACAAAGCTTTGTCCATTGACTTTCTTCTCCACTTCCTTAAGAAAAAGCCCAAAACCCAAAGCTCCACACATTTATTATGCAAAACCCATGTGGAGAACAATGTTTTGTCTCACAATCCTAAGCTCCATCCATTGCTTTCTTTGCGTTGATCTAAAGTCAATATTTGCAATAAAAACCTACCAATGCAAAACAAGAAAAGGGTTGGGTATTGAAGAAAAGCTTAAAAGAGAGAGCATTGAAAGAAAGGGAGAGTGGTGGATTTTGATAGAGTTtgaataaattattgaaaatgGAATGATATTTGGAAAATTATATGATTTtagtaaaacaaaaaataaataaaagatttaaaaaatataagGAGAAAAGTTTGGATAAGTATTATCGAAATCTCATAACTAGCATATTGTTAATTAAAGTGGTAGGGatcttatattataaaattagaaatacaaattcaaaatttgaaaagtgcACTTATTAAAGAGATTAATCTCAACTCGAGATAGTTTTAACTTTAAATACTCTCGATCTAATAgaaattaatttcaaatttaagtATCAAAATTGATCTTGTATATCCTTTGCCAATCTTGTTAATTTGTTTTTTATATATctaaaacaattataaaaccgttgattaactcgaaattcaaagagctaatgatattttgatttaatgaTAAGATTGAGATTATACAAAATTTAGGATCTCAACTTCAAGTCTCATTTAGTGGTATTAAATTTTGGGGAGCTTAAACTTTGTTTTATAATTCattgaaaatattaaatcaactgaaaattaatatttttagtgatttaatttttttgagtACGTTTAATAATTCATAATAAGAAAACAAATGATAGAAATTTTCAATGAAAAGGTGTGAAAATGACAAGTAGATAAAGGGATGTTtagtaattatattttttaaaattatccttttaataattaattttaaaattttaaaattacatcAAACAGTCTTATTATATTTCGTAatcaattttaagaaaaatatcaaacaaattttataacttaaattcaacacttaatttttcaatttatcaaacaaATCTAACTAAAAGTTTCAAAAATTTAAGAGTTTAatgatatttttttcaaaaagttGGGGTctaattaaaagttttaaaacttttacaagattaatgagaatttgaaaaataaattaaaatagctcgattaaaaagaaaaatgaaaattttcaataaatttcaagaaaaaagttaaaattttcattttttgggAGGCGCAAAGCCCCCGTGGCCTCCATTACAGTCCGCCTCTAGTCTTACTTTGTGCAGATCATGTTTGGGTTCttccaaatatttatttttataagtttCACTCACATAAATcttgtttaaatttattttgatttaaatttaaaatgcTTAGATTATCAATCTATCCGTAATttgtattaattaattatttagataTATAATCAATTGcaatcatataaaaattttaaagagttgaaaattttatattgaaattagTGTTTGACAAAACATAATGGAGGGTGATGTTAGAGAGGTATAGTTGGAGACAAGTGGTTTGTTTGGTAAATCATTAAAAGATTGAATTTTATCAAACAACAACATGTTTGAATAATTAGATAAGGTTTGAACCAATCAAAcatcatttttaatattttttattcttaaaattaaagaaatgagaaaataaaagaataagcATTTTGAGTAAATGGGATTACAAAGCAATTCAGATAATGCTGATCATACATACCACTTAGGTTCttttaaaactatatatattgattttttatttttattgttatcatTATATAAATGAAAAGGCGAtctgaaaatataaaatataaatttgtaaATGTTGTGATCATTGAAAGTAGAAAGGTATAACATACATTTAAATAGGATTTACGTAGATCTATTCATGGGTCAGGttattcatttaagtttgaaGGTTCGTTTAAAATATGGGAGGGTTTGAAAAAATATTAGGTCCAgaaaaatagatttggataaAAATTCTAGACCCATTTAAAATATGGATTGGACTCTTTGAACATTCAAGATTTGAGCTCAGTCTAACCTGTTTTTaagttaataatattttatattatgttatttttatatattatgtaatttatatattaaaatatgttacgatgattatatataaaagtttaataaatatatattaaatattaaattaaaaataatataaatgtattttaaaaaaattaaaagagtaATATTGATGGGCCTAAAACGAGCTAGAGTTAGCCATTTACAAATATGGATGGCCTTGGAAAAAAATTTAGTCTCATATTTCAAGTCGTGTCAAGCTTGGGTAAGCATAAAGTGTGTTATTATCATGTATAGGCTCAACCCATTAACACCTCTAATGAATAGAGAAAAAGGTAAAGGGGTACAAAGTGGTCTTGACCCTTCCCAAAAATGGTAGATTTTCCATTTAAccccttaaatttttttatgaaattacatgttagtataatagtaaaattacactttgaccttTTAATAATTTATGATTCATTTTTTACCCTTAAAACAATTTTCTAACTTTGTTCTTGAATAAGAATGAACTAAATAAAGAAATGCAATGAGTGATTTtgctttacatggaaattgaccAAAATTGATTCTTTTTTAAAGGTTAAGAGCCAAATTTAACTAAAAGGAAAAAAGAATAAAGATCAAATTGACAAAAGTATAaacattaaggactaaatttaatattatagctTAAAATAATTCATATCATATTTGTTCTACTTTCAGCAAGCATACATGGAAAGAGGCTAATAtttggaaagaaagaaaaataatgaCGATGTCTCTATTTTTGCTTGCTAACAAATATGAccaaaatttttgttaaattggGAATTTATTTATTacctatttaaaattaaaatttagagttttatttcatgaaattgagcttcaattttgatatgtataatttattttgtttatatcaatgttttagaaccaaattaaatcacttggttaaattaaaaatcaattatattatttcaaacagctataaattaataaaaataaaaataattcaaccGATTTTgatttttctaaaattattattgaattaattgaacaaaaataaaTGCTATAATCAACCGTGACTTTCTTTGTCAttaaggaaaaggaaaaggaaaaaggaaaagaaaaagaaaagaaactttcTATAAAAAGTCAAAACTCCTTTATTTAGCCACAAAACTTATAATTACTTTCGATTTATAGATTAACACCACCAattattcataaatatttcttttttgtttaataCAAATTTTGGAACGCTAATATTTATCGTTTTAGATTTCTTTActgttttatatttatatatattccaTATTTTCCTTCctaaatgattaaaataataattttaggttTGGTCTAATTTgaataagtataaaatatattaatattatatttaaactcAGCTCGATTCATGAATACCTCTTGCGGATAATAGTTTAAagttattttatgataataaaacatCTTACTGTTTCTTTTGAGATTTTCAACTTGATCTTTTAACTGTTTTGGTTCACATTAGTCATTGAACTTGACAACTTTTTTCAGTTTTGGTTGTGTGATGACATGATACTCTAAATTTGTGTCATGTTATCACCTATTTTTTTTactaatatattataaatttctATGTGAAAAATATGGAAAGTGGCATATCATCACATGACTCAAAATTGAGAAAAGTTATCGAGTTTAAGATTCATTatagataaaaaataatttaaggaCTAAGTTGGGAAAATTTAACAAGTTCAAAGACTAAATGttgttttatctattttttatacAATTGTTATTGCTACCTATATAGATCCTACAAACTCATCATCATTTGAAGGAAAATGTGCATTTAACTACGCTCAAACTCACATTAATATTCAGAGCTTGGaattttttaaaggttaaataactTTTTAAGGCTTGAACTTGATAACTATTCCCATAACTTagattttttcttttctaagttAAGTCTTGAACTTGAGAATTATTCTCAAATTGAGGGCTTGaatttttttgtccaaattagtCCCTGATATTTTCTTAAAAACTCTAAAGTTTAGGCCCTAATGTAAAATATTGTCAAGTTTAGGGACTAACTTGGAAACAATATTTAAGCCCTAACGTAAGAAAAATTGACTAATTTAAGCCCTACGTAAGAATTGTTAAGTTCAGGTCTCAAAGAGTAATTTAACCTTTTTCTAATTATACAGGTTCATTgttgttaattaatttaataaaactgCTAAAAGCCAAAAGCAAAGGACAAAACGGCTTTGTTCTATGTGTGTTGTCATTCTCTCTTTTGCCAACCTTTCTCCCCAGTTTCAATTTCTTGTTTCTCCCCTCAATTCTCTCTCCAAACAGCCTAtagacacacacacacatatatatatacacggtCACACACAAATTGTCCCATTTATATATATGTTTCAAGTTCTTCATCACACATTTTCATGGCGGGTCTCCACTCTTCTTCAAGACCCTCCTCTTCTTCTTCcctttcatcatcatcatcttcttcttcctctcaACAAGTCTTTACTTCTCGTCTCCTCTTGCTTTTGACTCTTCTCCCATTAACCCTTGCTTTCTTTGCTTTCGTTCTCCAATGGCGTGGCGGTTTAACCGACCCGGTCACCCGTTGGTCTCCAGACCCGTTTCAGTTCCCTGGTATGGATAATCCCGGCTCGAACGTTGGATCGGATCGGCGTTCCGGTTCTGATTGTGTCGATCTTTTGGGTCGAAGCAAGTCCCCGGCTTTCCCTTATTTTAAGGATTGGAAATTCGATGTCGGGTCGGATCTTAACCCTAAGGTTAGTTGGATTTTCGGGtctcccccccttttttttttgaattgacGGAAATGCGTATATTCATATTCTTTGATGCGCTTTTTTCAGATTTATAATTCCCAGAGAATCTGAATCATAGTGAATTTCATGTCCTAATTTTCCTGGAATTTAACTACCTATTTtctatgttaaattatgcttttTTCAGCCTATAATTTGCAATCCGTAAAATTAAAATAAGCAAGGGTGAAATTAGATTCAGATTAAGATTAGCTCAACTGCTAAATGGGTTGCAtcttattattatatatgtattcgtataaattacacaattaaataatattatatttgtatAATTAAAGTGGGTTGGATCTGGTTCGAACAGTGAATATCGGAATTAAGGGtcaatttcccttttttttttttgtctaaatttatttttcgtatattatattttattcatgctCACTCTAAAATGGGCTGATTAGATTTTCCAAAAGTTAggattaataaatattaaaacaaggacTAATTTATAAGAATGagattattttagaattttaaaatttaaaataggaTTAACAGACTGCaattagttttaaaaaaaaaaattagtatacATAGTGGTTCGTGTAGCTGGTTAATCCTGATTGTggagtttaaaattttctttGGCGAATGAGATAACTTTTCTTAATATAATAACCTAAATAATCTGGAATGCTGTAAATGTAAATGTACAAGTTCCAACCAAGCTAGTAAAGTAAAAAATCAAGCAGTTCCTTTTGATCATGCATCAGTTTATTGTAAAATGAAGTCCCTTTTCatgaattttgaaattgaatgaagttaatatgtatatttagaattttgGTATTTAGTAGAAGTTATTGGTGGATTTCAAATTTATTTTGTCTTGTTGTAAATGAACATCCTTTGAAATATAGCCCATGTTGCTTCTTGTAGTATCCGTTTCCGATGCATACCTGAGATATAACCCTCTAAAGATCTTTCAAATACATGAAAAACTTAGCCTCTCTTCAGCACATGCATGAATCTGATGCTCATATTCAAGTCCATGTGACATAATTTATAGCAGcaaacctttttttttaaatgcaaGGATATATTAAACCTTCCTCTGAAATTCCACTAAAGCGGAAGGCTTTCAtcgtattttgaaatttttctacGCTTTTCAGGAtttaaatttaaagaaaattgttaagtgtATGGTTTTCTATGATACAGAGTTATGTTTGTATCTTAAAGACACTTTTATTCtcttggtttttcttttctcaatCAGTATCCAATAGTATGTAAGTTATTAATTACAATACTGAAACTGTCTCCTAAGTTTTTTCATCAGAAAAGAGAAAGATCCTGAAAGATTCTTCCTTTCACTTTTAGTGGTTGTTTCAATCCCAATTATCACATTTTCaaagatgtcttttaccatacaTGGATCACTATTATCACCGATGTATGTGTTTGGATGAATTGTGGATGCTATTTCTTACCTTTGTTTGGTGGTTTTACTGTATGCCAGATATGTATTATTTCAAGTACTTCTGCAGGATTAGAACAGACACTACCATGGATCTTTTATCACAAGGTTATTGGAGTTTCAACCTTTTTCCTTTTTGTTGAGGGGAAGGCTGCCTCTCCTAATGTATCTAAAGTCCTAGAATCGATTCCAGTGAGTAAAAATCTTTGttcctccttttcattttctGTACCTTGTTTTTTTATGTTCTACTGTTTATTCCACTTTGGCCCTTTTGTTATCTACAAAATCATCTTTTGCAGGGGGTGAAAGTGATATACAGAACAAAAGAATTAGAGGAACAACAAGCTAAAAGGTTGGTACATGATTGGTTGGATTAGGATAACAAAAAGCACTTATTTTCTATTGGTCCTGTTCGCGAAGGCACTTTTTGCACTTCCTTTCTAAACGAAATAGTAATGATTCTTGGAAAAGTCAATGTTAGAGAGTAAAGAAGAGACCTACTTTTAGTCTTGGAATTGTAGCGTTTTCGCAGCAATGGAACTTCCATTTATGGACCAAAATACTATTCTGATAAGCCCACAAAATCAGAATAAATTACACATGTTGGGAGACATGAGCTCTGAATTAAATAGTGCTATGTCCCTTGGTCTAAAACTGGAGATGACCTGTAACAGTTCAAAAATTACTGTTAGATTGTAAGCCATCGTCCATTTTTTTTGTGTATGTATGTTAATGTGGTtttgtgttattttattttttaagggATAATCAGTTTGCTTCCATATGATGGTGCCTTGAGATGTCCTTTCTTACGTTTTTTACTTTTCTGTTTTATGTCCTTTGAATCTGACTTGATGTTTCTTCTATTTCTTTCTCCAATTTCATTTTGGTGCCTGTAGTCGGATTTGGAATGAGACCTGGTTGGCAAGTTTCTTCTACAAACCATGTAACTACGAGTTGTTTGTGAAGCAATCCCTTAATATGGAAATGTCTATTGTCATGGCAAGGGTactttattacatttttatctCTGGCATAATATATAGTTATGTATAGCATAGATTCATATTGATGTTAAGCTATGACTCTTATCCTtactattcttttcttctttcattTATAGGATGCTGGCATGGATTGGATTATTCATCTTGACACCGATGAGCTTATACATCCCGTGGGTGCTCGCGAGTACTCTTTGAGACAATTATTGGCAGGTGTACCTGGAAATGTTGATATGGTTGTCTTCCCAAATTATGTGAGTGGAGCTGACTCTATAAATTTAGATAAAGTTAATTGTGTTTATGTTGGTGATAAAGAGGTTTAGTTGGCAAAGTGATATTTTTCTATGGTTGTTCTTTACACCGCAAGCAATTAAACTGTATAAAATTTTCAGGAAAGCAGTGTTGAGCGGGATGATGTCAAGGAACCTTTTACTGAGGTATAATGTCCTCTATTAATTTCTCATGCTTTGCTTTGGCTAGGCATATAATAATATGACTAATATTAGTTTGATGGGAAGATTTTTAAGTTTCTCTCTTACTCCTGGAGTGATCCAATTGTTTTTGCTGGAGTTATGATCATGTACGCATTCATTGCATTTGATTGTATCTTCTAATGTGGCATAGGTCTCAATGTTCAAGAAGAACTATGATCATCTTCCCAAGGATGTGTATTTTGGCAATTATAAAGAGTCAACCCGTGGTAATCCAAACTACTTTCTGACCTATGGAAACGGGAAATCAGCTGCTCGTATTCAAGATCATCTTCGGCCTAATGGTGCACATAGATGGCATAACTACATGAAGACACCAAAGTACAGTATTTCTCCTATTCTATTGATTTTGTGTGAATGAATTTATAGTTAAAATTATTGTTATGTTTATTTAGCTGTAGGAAGTTTTCATGCATCTTTTCTATAGCAGTGTTGTCGAGGTATTTGCCATGGCACTAAGGCTCAGTGCAAACCTAGTGTGAATCATTTGTGCCTAGGCACACTCTTTCAAGaccaaaagaataaaaatgcACACATAAGTTTCATTCTCTTTctttagtttttagtttttagtttgTTTCTTTATCTGCTTCAAAAGAAAGATAATATTAGATTTCTTTACTAGAATTGAACATTGGGTAATAATCATAATATACTCCATGCGTTTTCTCTTGAAGATTGTAGTGAAAAAGCATTGAGCTTTCTGTTATAATGACTTTTAGTTAATTAGTATGATAATTCttcatttttgaaactgttaaacaATAAATAAAGCAAAGCAGATTCATTATGTTCTATTGACAAAATCATAAATTTCTAGCTTATTCTGGGGGCTAGTTGCTTAGTTATAAATTTCAAGCTTATTCAAATACAGTGCACAGTGTTT
This is a stretch of genomic DNA from Gossypium arboreum isolate Shixiya-1 chromosome 11, ASM2569848v2, whole genome shotgun sequence. It encodes these proteins:
- the LOC108473567 gene encoding glycosyltransferase-like At2g41451, with translation MAGLHSSSRPSSSSSLSSSSSSSSSQQVFTSRLLLLLTLLPLTLAFFAFVLQWRGGLTDPVTRWSPDPFQFPGMDNPGSNVGSDRRSGSDCVDLLGRSKSPAFPYFKDWKFDVGSDLNPKICIISSTSAGLEQTLPWIFYHKVIGVSTFFLFVEGKAASPNVSKVLESIPGVKVIYRTKELEEQQAKSRIWNETWLASFFYKPCNYELFVKQSLNMEMSIVMARDAGMDWIIHLDTDELIHPVGAREYSLRQLLAGVPGNVDMVVFPNYESSVERDDVKEPFTEVSMFKKNYDHLPKDVYFGNYKESTRGNPNYFLTYGNGKSAARIQDHLRPNGAHRWHNYMKTPNEIKLDEAAVLHYTYPKFSDLTSRRDRCGCKPTKEDVKRCFMLEFDRAAFIIASTATEEEMLRWYREHVVWTDKELKLKLLRRGILTRIYAPMVIIQGLRDSGLFGSVIQSAQMTLSKEIKSSNTSRVDKPGMISSRKIGVKETTATARRILEIPNETSYESAIPPLSPPILDGLHIGI